TTGGTCATCGACGTGGACAAGACCATGTCCATGGCCCGGGCCGAAGGTCTGTTCCGCCAACCGTCAAAATAAAGAGGAATCGTCATGAGCGATGTATTGAAAGCCGCATTTATCTTTGTCGCCCCCAACGCCGATCCGGCCAGCCAGCGCAGCTGGGTCAAGACCGAAGCGGTGGAGCTGCTGGCCGTGGCCGTGAAGGACTACGCCCAGGCTGAAGCCGTGGCCAGGGAACTGGTGGAAAAGGACGGCATCAAGGCCATCGAACTGTGCGGCGGATTCGGCGTGGCCGGAACGGCGCGTATCGCCGCCGCCGTGGACGTCCCGGTGGGAGTGGTCCGGTTCGACGTGCACCCCGGCCTGGGCAACGTCAGCGGCGACACCCTGTTCGGCTAGTAAAAGAAGCACATTTTCTGCCGCACCGAAGGCGCAACAAAGAGGGTGGAAGGGCGCGAGTCCTTCCCCTTGGAGGCGGAGTCATCCGAATAGGCCGCCAAGCGGCCATCGAAATCAAATTTCGTTTCGGATAGGGCTCTATGCCCCGGCGAGCACGTGCTCCTTGGTCACGAAGCAGGTGAAGGTGCCGCTGAAGACCACGTCCTCTCCGCAGGAGACTTCAACCTGGACCAGGTGCTTGCGCTCCTGCGGGGTCTGGTCCTGCGCCTTGGCGACCAGCACGTCACCCACACGGGACGGCTTGAGGAAGCGGGTCTCGGCTGCTCCGAGGACCACGTTGGGGTGGTTGACGGAGAGCATGGCCGCGTAGTCGGCCAGCCCGAATATGAAGCCGCCGTGGACCAGTCCGCTGGCATCGGCGGCCATGTCGGCCTTGCAGGTCATGCTGACCGTGCTGGCTCCTTCCGTCACTTCGACCGGTTCACCGCACAGGGACTGGTTGATGCTTTCATGGGTCTTGATTTCCATACATACCTCGATGAGGAAGCGGAACGCGTATCCGCCGTTTTGCCGACGGAGTACTTCGGGGTCCGGGAAGGTACGCAGTGATCCCGGACCCCGACTCAAAGCCGTCGACCGTTTAGTCGAAGAGGTCTTCCAGTTCGTCGAACACGTAGTGCATGTACATGACCTTGGGCGAGCCGCCCATGGAAATGGCGAGCATGGCTGCCTGCATGATTTCTTCCTTGGTGGCGCCATGGCTGGCCGCTCCCTGAATGTGGAGGGAGATGCACATCTCGCACTGGGACATCATGGAACAGGCCACGTGGATCAGTTCCTGGGTCTTGTGGTCGATGGGTCCAAATTGGCTGATCTCCTTGGTGAAAGCAAGGTAATTGGGGAAGACGTTGCCTGCCCGCTGAGTCATTTTAGCCAAAGTCGTTGCTGCTTTTTCTGCTGCATCCATGAGAGTTTCTCCTGGGTTTTGAAGTTGCGATGCTCCAATACAGCAAGGAGTATGCCCCGGTTATTTTTAATATGAAAATCGGGGTGTTGAGTTAAATATCGGATGCTGGAGATGGGGAAAAGCGGCCGCCGCCTGTCCCGGAGGTGAACATTGATCGGTTTTCGAACAGGTCCTCCGGGACGAGCGGGAGGCGGGGAATTTTAGAACAGGCAGTCCAGGAGCACGGGCAGAGTGACGCCGTGCAGGTAGTCGTCGAGATTGACGTCGGCAAGCCGGGACTCGATTTCGCCGCGTTCATGGCGGCATCCCGTCAGACGTTCTTCAAGGGCGTCCACGTCGCGTACCCCGAAATAGTCGCCGAACAGCCTTGCCGTGAGGATGCGTCCCTTCTTGACGTAGAGGTTCACGTCCAGCAGGCCGCCTTCGGTGCGGGTGCGCTTGGAGAAGTTGTAGGCCGGGGAGGACCCGAAGTTCCAGTCCCAGGTGCGGTAACGTTTTTCGGCCATGGATTCGACGGTCTTGGACTCGGCGTCGGTCAAGGCCATGTCGTCGGGTGAGGCGCCGCCTGACACGAAGTCCATGAGCGCCTTGATGAACTCCGTGACTTCCATGGGGGCGGGCAGGTGGCTCGATATGTTGGTCACCCGCGACCGCACGCTCTTGACCGCCTTGTCGCGGTATTTTTCCGGGTCCACGCGCAGGGCTCCGCTCAGGTCGGCCATATCCGAGGAGAAGAGCAGGGTGCCGTGGTGCAGGATGCGTCCGCCGTGGAAATGCTGGGCGTTGCCCGAGAACTTTTTGCCTTCGATGAGCAGATCGTTGCGCCCGCTGAATTCGCAGGCCACGCCCATGGCTGCCAGAGCCTTCTGGATGGGTACGGTGAAACGCTCGAAGTCCAGTCCTTCCGTCGGGTTGCCGTTGTTGATGAAGGTGAAGTTGATGTTCCCCAAATCGTGGAATACGGCCCCGCCACCGCTCAGCCTGCGGACCACCGGGATGCCGCGTTCCCGGGTGAAGGTCTCGTCGATTTCGGCCAGGGTGTTCTGGTTGCGGCCGACGATGACCGCCGGGCGGTTGCGCCAGAGCATGAATATCTCGTCGGCGGATTGGGTCAGCAACAGTTCCTCGGCGGCCAGGTTGAAGGCCGGGTCCGTGGACGGATTGTATATGTATCGCATGGGTGCTCCTTTTCGCGGATAATGCAAAAGGCGGGCCTTGAAACGATCGGCAAATCGGGCCTCGTCCAGCGGCCTATACCTGCCGCCGGGCCGCGCGGCAAGGGAGGGCGCTAGTGGTGTTGTTCGGGCAATGAGGGTATGACCTTTGCACAGGAAAGGGAAAAGGAGTGTGAGCGTGAGCGATTGCGTCGACATAGACCTGGTGGCCAACGCGGGCGTCCTGGTGCGGGGCGTGGGGCTTGGCCTGCTCGTGGACGGCATGCACGACCAGGACGGGCATCCGTTCAGCCGGGTGGAAGCGGACGACATGGACCGCATGGCTCGGGCCGAGGGCATATTCAACCGGTTGGATTACCTGCTGTTCACCCATGAGCACCCGGATCACTTCACTCCGGAGCTGGTGTCGGAGCATGTGAAGCGCAGGCCGGTCCGGGGTGTTTTTCTGCCCGCTCCGACCGAGAAACCCGAAGGTCGTGCCGATCTGCTCCGTACCCTCGAAGAGCAAGGTGTTCCGCATTGGACCATGGGCCCCGAACCGGGGGACACCGTGTCGGTTTCACCCGAGCCCGGCCTGACGGTCACGGCCATCGGTACGAGGCACATGGGCGAGCAGTTCCGGCATATGCGCAACGACTGCCTGCTCGTCACCCTTGGAGGCATGAATTTGCTCTTTACGGGCGATGCGGATCATGTCCCGGAATATTACGAAAAGGCCCTGAAAGGCGTGGCGTTGGACGCGGCCTTCGTCAACCCGATCTTCTACCACAATCCTGACGGGCAGGGGATCATCGACGACATCTTTTCGCCCATGGAGCTGGTCATCTACCACATGCCCAAACAGGGCAGGGATCCCTACCATCTGGCCTTTACGGTCAAGCGCGCCATGCAGCGGTATGCCCGTCCGGACATGCCGGTTCACGTGCTCGATGCGGCCGCTCCCCACGTCAATATCTGTCGGTCGGGGTTGTAGGTCAGGCCACTAGTCGACGATGCCGAGCATGCGCAGGAACACGGCGTACAGCCGGTCCGGTATGTCTTCGGGCCGCTGGGTGCCGATCATGGCTTCGTCGCAGCCGCCGCGAAAGCAGTAGAACATCATGACCGCGGTCCAGCGGCATTCCTTCACCTCCCAGGCTCCGGCACGGATACCGTCGTCGATCAATTCGGCCAGACTGCGGGTTACTTCGGATTCGAGCATGGAATTGCGAAACGGCATCTCGGTGCCGTAGATGACCACGTCGTGCAGGTCGCTTAGCGCGAAGTAGCCATCCACCGCCTCCTGTATCCAGGCACGGATGCGTCCGCGATGGTCGTCGGCAGGGCATCGATCCACCCCGGCCCGGATAAAGCCGGTGATCCGTTTGTCGAAGTCTTCCCGAAGGCTCTGGAGCAGTTCCGCCTTGTTCGCGAAATAGTGGTACAGCGTGCCTTTGGCAAAGCCTGCGTCCGCCGCGATCTCGTTCATGGTTGTGGAGGCGTAACCTTTTTCCACGAAGAGTCGGCCCGCTGATTCCAGCAGGTTGGCCCGCCGCTGTTCGGCCTTGCGGGGCCCCTTGGGCGCGCCCGGTCGGTTGGCGGTGTTGCGCGGGGTCATTGTCTTGTCGTCTTTTTTGTTATTCATATATCATGGAAGTTAGAGGCGTCTTGGGGTGGAATACACCGTATCCATCGCCATGGCGTTGATTGTTTCGTACTATTTATTCGACCGCAAGTCGATTTTAAATTGACCCATGGTCGATTTTTGTCCAAGGTTGAGGCAGTCCCGATTACGCGATTCGGCAATTCGGGTTATGAACATGGCATGGGGTCCCTTTACAAGCCCAGGGTGCCTGTCGCGGAGGAGGAAACCGCGCCGGGGCCGGGCTGGGTGATTTCGCCCGCGGCAGTCGGGACATCCGTACCAATAGCGGTGGAGGAAAACACCATGGAAGTACGCAGAAGCTATTGCGGCCTCTGTCATCCCCGGTGCGGCATGCTGTTGCATATCGACAACGGTAAGGTCGTCAAGATCACCGGGGACCCCGACCATCCGATCTCCCGCGGCGTGCTCTGTGAGCGCGGCCGGTTGATGCTGGATCATATTTATCATCCCGATCGTCTGAACCATCCCCTGAAAAGGGTCGGCGAGCGGGGCGAAGGCCGCTGGGAGCGGATCAGCTGGGAACAGGCCCTGGACGAGGTTGCCGAAAAGCTGGGCAAGCTCAGGGACGAATACGGCCCCGAGACCCTGACCTTCACCCACGGGACCAAGCGGACGTACCACTGGGACTGCCGCAGGTTCTTCAACCTGTTCGGCTCGCCCAACACCTGCGGCGTGAACACCATCTGCATGTGTCCGAGCTACGCCACCGAGTTCGCCACTTACGGCGGCATGGTCATGGGCAGCGAGATTCCGGCGGCGAAGTGTGTCGTCCTGTGGGGCCACAACTCTTCCAAGTCGTATCCGACCTTCACCTACCCCATGGTCAACGGCGCCCAGAAGCACGGGGCCAAACTTATCGTCATTGATCCGCGCCGGACCAAGGAGGCCGAAAAGGCCGACCTGTGGCTGCAGATCCGTCCCGGTACGGACATGGCCATGATGATGGGTTGGATGCGCCACATCATCGCGAGCGAACTCTACGACAAGGATTTCGTGGCCAATTACACCGTGGGCTTTGACGAACTCAAGGAGGCCGTGGAACCCTACACCCCGGAATTGGTCGAGGAGATCACCACGGTCCCGGCCGCTCTCACCGTGCAGGCCGCCGAAATGTACGCCACCAACTCCCCGGCCGTGCTGCCCTTCGGCCTGGGGCTGGACAAGCAGGGCGTCAACGCCACCCAGTGCGCCCGGGGCCGGGCAATCCTCAGGGCCCTGACCGCCAACCTGGAAATCCCGGGCGGCGACAACATCAGCCTGGCGGGCGACATCGGCAAGATCCACGACTGGACCTCCCTGGAATGCAACGACATGATCTCAGCGGAGCAACGGGCCAAGCAGCTGGGCAGCGATGAATATCCGTTCTTCGGGTTCCCGGGCTGGGAAATGAACACGGCGGCCAACGCCAAGCTCCCCGAAGGGTATCTCGCTCCGCCCGAGGCGTGGCACTCGAACCTGGCCCACGCCCGGCCGGTGATGGACGCCATTGTAACCGGCAAGCCTTACCCGGTGACCGCCGCCATCACCCTGGCGAACAACCCGCTCCTCGCCCTGCCCAACACCCAGCATGTGTTCGAGGCCCTCAAGGCGCTGCAACTCTACGTGGTCATGGAATACTACATGACCCCGTCCGCGGCCATGGCCGACTACGTGTTCCCCGCGTCTACCACGGTGGAGCAGCCCGAGATGTGGCTGACCCGTGATTTC
The sequence above is a segment of the uncultured Pseudodesulfovibrio sp. genome. Coding sequences within it:
- a CDS encoding DUF6506 family protein — translated: MSDVLKAAFIFVAPNADPASQRSWVKTEAVELLAVAVKDYAQAEAVARELVEKDGIKAIELCGGFGVAGTARIAAAVDVPVGVVRFDVHPGLGNVSGDTLFG
- a CDS encoding PaaI family thioesterase, coding for MEIKTHESINQSLCGEPVEVTEGASTVSMTCKADMAADASGLVHGGFIFGLADYAAMLSVNHPNVVLGAAETRFLKPSRVGDVLVAKAQDQTPQERKHLVQVEVSCGEDVVFSGTFTCFVTKEHVLAGA
- a CDS encoding carboxymuconolactone decarboxylase family protein; this translates as MDAAEKAATTLAKMTQRAGNVFPNYLAFTKEISQFGPIDHKTQELIHVACSMMSQCEMCISLHIQGAASHGATKEEIMQAAMLAISMGGSPKVMYMHYVFDELEDLFD
- a CDS encoding lipoate--protein ligase produces the protein MRYIYNPSTDPAFNLAAEELLLTQSADEIFMLWRNRPAVIVGRNQNTLAEIDETFTRERGIPVVRRLSGGGAVFHDLGNINFTFINNGNPTEGLDFERFTVPIQKALAAMGVACEFSGRNDLLIEGKKFSGNAQHFHGGRILHHGTLLFSSDMADLSGALRVDPEKYRDKAVKSVRSRVTNISSHLPAPMEVTEFIKALMDFVSGGASPDDMALTDAESKTVESMAEKRYRTWDWNFGSSPAYNFSKRTRTEGGLLDVNLYVKKGRILTARLFGDYFGVRDVDALEERLTGCRHERGEIESRLADVNLDDYLHGVTLPVLLDCLF
- a CDS encoding MBL fold metallo-hydrolase: MSDCVDIDLVANAGVLVRGVGLGLLVDGMHDQDGHPFSRVEADDMDRMARAEGIFNRLDYLLFTHEHPDHFTPELVSEHVKRRPVRGVFLPAPTEKPEGRADLLRTLEEQGVPHWTMGPEPGDTVSVSPEPGLTVTAIGTRHMGEQFRHMRNDCLLVTLGGMNLLFTGDADHVPEYYEKALKGVALDAAFVNPIFYHNPDGQGIIDDIFSPMELVIYHMPKQGRDPYHLAFTVKRAMQRYARPDMPVHVLDAAAPHVNICRSGL
- a CDS encoding TetR/AcrR family transcriptional regulator; protein product: MNNKKDDKTMTPRNTANRPGAPKGPRKAEQRRANLLESAGRLFVEKGYASTTMNEIAADAGFAKGTLYHYFANKAELLQSLREDFDKRITGFIRAGVDRCPADDHRGRIRAWIQEAVDGYFALSDLHDVVIYGTEMPFRNSMLESEVTRSLAELIDDGIRAGAWEVKECRWTAVMMFYCFRGGCDEAMIGTQRPEDIPDRLYAVFLRMLGIVD
- a CDS encoding molybdopterin-dependent oxidoreductase: MEVRRSYCGLCHPRCGMLLHIDNGKVVKITGDPDHPISRGVLCERGRLMLDHIYHPDRLNHPLKRVGERGEGRWERISWEQALDEVAEKLGKLRDEYGPETLTFTHGTKRTYHWDCRRFFNLFGSPNTCGVNTICMCPSYATEFATYGGMVMGSEIPAAKCVVLWGHNSSKSYPTFTYPMVNGAQKHGAKLIVIDPRRTKEAEKADLWLQIRPGTDMAMMMGWMRHIIASELYDKDFVANYTVGFDELKEAVEPYTPELVEEITTVPAALTVQAAEMYATNSPAVLPFGLGLDKQGVNATQCARGRAILRALTANLEIPGGDNISLAGDIGKIHDWTSLECNDMISAEQRAKQLGSDEYPFFGFPGWEMNTAANAKLPEGYLAPPEAWHSNLAHARPVMDAIVTGKPYPVTAAITLANNPLLALPNTQHVFEALKALQLYVVMEYYMTPSAAMADYVFPASTTVEQPEMWLTRDFCVACPQGIDKIEERHDSYYFYRQLGLRLGQEEHWPWETVEDVYDHCLEPLGLTFQQLAEQNGVFGKREYKRYEKHGFGTPSGKVELKSSIFEKMGASPVPVYREPVWSPKSEDPDLTREYPLILITGSRFMPMYQSEQRQIEKAREKVPDPLLSIHPDTAAKLGLAEGDWAVISTPHGSIRQRICLSDAMHPSTVDAQHSWWFPERNGKLPELYGAFDSNTNMLCPDDPEFCSPEIGSWPHTALMCRVEKE